The sequence CCCTCGCGCACGATGCGATCGTAATTGTCGAGGCCGGCCAGCGTTTGCTCGCGCTGCCCGCGCTTGACGGTGAACAACATGCGTCCGTCGGGGGTATTGTGCGCTTTGTCGCGGGTGGCGCCGTACTCCGGTACGCCGTTGCCGTTGTGGTCACGGTTGCGCAGCCACCAGTCATGGTAGGCCACCAGCTTCGGGTACATCTCCGCCAGCCAGCCCTTATCGCCGGTGACGCGATACACCTCCATCACCGCCCAGGCCGCCAGGCTCGGCTTGGTGTTGCGCTCGTTCCAGTTACCGCCGTCGCCGCCGCGCTCCGGGCTGGGGTTGTAGGCGATAAGGTCGGGCAGGAAACCGGCGTCCCACGGGCGCAGGGCATCGCCCGGCCGGATCTGGAAGGCGAACACCGCGCGGATGTTGTCCTTGGCCACGTCCGGGTTGAAGTGCGCCATGGCGTAGGCCTGTTTCCAGGTGTCCCACGGCCAGGTCTGGTTGCCGGAGAACCAGCGTCCGGTCACCGACGGGGTGACCGAGTCGAACTTCATCGCCCCGGCGGCGCCGCGCCAGTTGCCGTTCAGCGTTTCCATCGCTTTGACCGCCACGCGGGTTTGTTCCGCCGTGGCGTGCGGGTTGCTGAGCCCTGTGGCGAGATAGCGTTCCCAACGCTGGGCCGACGCGGCCATATAGCGCTGCGGGTGAGCGAGGATGTCGGCGATGGCGCGTTGTTCGCGCCGCGCTTCTTCGGCGGTAAGCAGGTGCGAGTAGGTGGTGTACAGGGTGGTGGAGCCGGCGATGCGCGCCGTGGCGCGGAAGCGGTGGCCGTCGACCGTGGTGCGCTGCGGCAGCGATTTGTGGATCTGATACTCGGACTGGCCGGAGGTCATCAGCTGCGACGGCGCGCGCACCTTGCCGAAGGTGACGCGCAGGCCGTCAGCCGTCGGCACAATGCGGCGCGTGTAGTCCGGAAACGCCTGCTCGAGGGTCGCCGGCGGCTGTGGTTTTTGCTCTTTGGTCGCATAACGTTCCAGCAACTCACCGTCCCACACCAGCTCCAGCGGCGTGTCGGTCAGGATTTGGGTTTCCAGCAGCGAGGTGCGCGCGCCAGCGAAGCGCAGCGTCAGGTTGACGGTCACGCCCGGCGCGCTGAGCCGCTGCACCAGGGCGCCGGGCAGGCTGTAGGCCGTCATGGTGAAATGCACCGGTTTACCGTCTCGATAGACGCTGAGCCGATCGAAATTGTTGGCCATAAAGTTGATGTACTCTTCGGTCAGCAGCGCTGGGCCGGGGAAACCGCCCATGCCTTCCGGCCCGCTCGGCAACAGGTGGCCGTGCCAGGCGCCGAGATCGAAGAACGGATTGAAGCGCTGGTGATCGTCGAAATCATAATCGAGCATAAAGTGCGGCGCGCCGCGGCGGTCGATGACGTTTTTATAGCGCTCGGCCAACGGGGCGTCGGCGTCGGGCGTTTTCGGCGCACAGCCCGTCAGCGCCAATGCGAGGATGAGGGGGGTGGCCAGCGGGTTCAGGGGAGTCATGTTCATCGTAGGAGCCTCAACGGTTACCAATAGAAATATTGCATCAGAAACACCGAGTTGCTGGCGCCGGTGCTGTCGTTGCGCATGAAGAATTTACTGTCCAGCGCGGTGGCCAGCTTGCCGCCGGCGTATTCATACCAGACGCCGAACTGGGCGTATGAGGTGGCGGTATCCGCCGCATTATCAAACCGGTGGCGGGCGTAGCTGTAGGCGGTGGAGAGATACAGCCCTTTGGCGGTTTCCGTCATCGCACTGAGCATCAGGCCCGACTCGCTGCCGGGATGGCCGCCGCTGTCGCCTTTGCCGGTGTGGTGCCAGACGCGGCCGGCCAGGTGTTGGCCGCGCAGCCCCAGCAAAAACAGCTGCCCCAGGCCGTCGGTCACTTCCAGGCCGTTCAGCAGCGTCAGATTGTCCTGCAGGTCGTACTGGGTGTAGCCGTTGACCATCGCCCGGTAGGTATATTTGTCGGAATAGCGATCGTATTTACCGAAGTGCAGCAGCGCCTTGCTCTCGTTGATGCGGCTTTCCGGCGCCGCCGTCAGGCTGTAGCGAAAGCGCCCGGTCAGGTTTTGCAGCTTGGCGGCGTAGCTGAGATCGCGGGTGTTGGGGATCACGTAGCCGTACTCCGGCGTGAAGTCGCCCCACCATTGCAGGTCGTCGAGCGACGAATCGTTGCGCACGCTGAGCATCATCTCGGTGCCGTCGTCGGTGCGGTAACCGCCGTAAAAGCGGTTCAACCCACCCTCGAAGCCGCCCCAACCGTGGCCCGGCGTCCAGGCGTGGCCCTGGTTGTCCGCCTGCACGGTCCAGCCTTCGCCGTAAATCAGGCCGAACCAGTGGCCCCGTTTGATCTCCAGGCCGCCTTCGATATAGGTGCCGTCGCTGTATTGATGCTGATGTTCGCCGTTCAAATAGACGCTGCCGCCGATGCCGAGCTCGCCGTAAAAACGCAGGGCGGTCGCGGCGCTATCGGGTAGCGGCGGCGGCGGGAGCTGATTGCGCTCCGCCGGGGTCACCGGTTCCTGCGCCGCCCAGGCGGGCGCGTTAACGAGCAGCAACAAGGGCAACAGGGCGTGATGGCTTAGTGATTTCATGGGGCATAGGCCTGGTGTTGGGTGGATCGGAACGTCAGCCGAGCGGCGGCTCACGCGAGGTCGCTCCCGGCTCCCTGGGAGAAAAAACCGCCCCGGCGGGACGGTAAACGGCAGGTATATTAGTAAAATATTTAGTAAAAAATATGCTTTAATCAGTAAATCGTTAACTTGATCACAGCGGGTGAAATGGGTATCTTTCGCTGCAGGCGCCCGGCAACGGCTGGCATGAGCGTGTTCTGGCCTGGTCTGGGAAGGAGAGGAGGCGGGCGACGCTGTACGCCGCGGCGCTATCCGATTAAGCTACCGTTTTTCGTCTGTGCATTGGGACTCTATGGCCACACTGAAGGAAATTGCTGAAGCCGCTAATGTGTCCGTCGCCACCGTTTCGCGCGTGTTGAATGACGACCCCACCCTGAGCGTGAAGGCGCAAACCCGCCAGAAGATCCTGGAAGCGGCGGAACGCCTCGAATACAAGATCGCACCTTCCAAACGGCAAAGCGGGCAACGCCTGCATTTCGCCGCGCTGTTCACCTATACGCAGGGCGTGGAGATCAACGATCCCTATTACCTGGCGATGCGCTACGGCATCGAGACGCAGTGCGAAAAGCTGGGCGTGGCGCTGAGCGCCGGTTACGACTTCAACGGCGACAAGGCGCTGCCGGCGGCCGACGGCCTGCTGGTGATCGGCCGGCCACAGCCCGCGCTGTATGAGCAGCTCAGGCAGCAGGAAACGCCGGTGGTGTTCATCGACGGCGTGGTGGAGGATGAGCGGTTTGACTGCGTCAATGTCGACCTGTACAAGATCAGCCGCAAGGTGATCGACTACTTCATCGGCCGCGGCTATCAGCGCATCGGCTTTATCGGCGGGCGCGACCATCCGGCCGGCATCGACCAGCGCGAGCAGGCATTCGTCGAGTATGGCCGGCAGCAAAATGTGGTGCGAGCGCAGGACATTTACCACGGCGATTTCAGCAGCCAGTCGGGCTACCAGTGCGCGAAAGCGATGTTGCAGAGCCAGAATGGCTATCCGCCGGCGCTGCTGGTGGCGACCGATTCGATCGCCATCGGCGTGCTGCGCGCGCTGCACGAACACGGCATTCAGGTGCCGGGGCAGATCGCGCTGATCAGCGTCAACGATATTCCCACCGCCCGCTTTATTTTCCCCGCCTTGTCCACGGTGCGCATCCCTTCGGAAACCATGGGCGCACAGGCCGTCAACCTGCTGGCGGAGCGGCTGCGCGATGAGCGCGCCGTCCCGCTGTCGATCTTCGTTCCCAGCTCGCTGCAGCTGCGCGACACCACCGTCGCCTGACCGGCCCCCGCCTCGGCGGGGGCGTTGGCGCTCAAAATTAACGTCATGATAAAAAAAGGCCTTTGAGATTTATTGTGATCCTGTCGTCATTTGGTAAATATCAACTGTAGTTTTTACTAAATATTTACTATCGTTTCCGCATTGCACAGGTGTCGGGAGACGTGACGTGAATAATTGGGAAAACATTGAAAAACAGTCGGAGCACCGGTTGGCGCCGCGCGCGAGCTTCTTCAGCTACGCGGACGCCGGGCAGGCGCTGAGCTTCGATCGCAACGCCAGCCGGCGTTTCCAACTGCTGAGCGGCCGCTGGCGCTTTCGCTTCTTCGAGCACCCGGCGCAGGTGCCGGCGGCATTTTACCGAGAGCCGATGAACGACTGGGGCGATATGGCGGTGCCGGGCATGTGGCAGTTGGAAGGGCACGGCCACCTGCAGTACACCGATGAGGGCTTCCCGTTCCCGATCGACGTGCCTTACGTGCCGACCAATAACCCCACCGGCGCCTATCAACGCCACTTTACGCTCGACGCCGGCTGGCAAGATCAGCAAGTGCTGATCAAATTCGACGGCGTGGAAACCTACTTCGAGGTGTACGTCAACGGCGACTATGTCGGCTTCAGCAAGGGCAGCCGGCTGTGCGCCGAGTTCGACATCAGCCCCTATGTGCGGCAGGGCGAGAATCTGCTGTCGGTGCGGGTGATGCAGTGGGCCGACTCCACCTACATCGAAGATCAGGACATGTGGTGGATGGCCGGCATTTTCCGCGACGTCTATCTGATCGGCCAGAGCGCTACCCACCTTCACGATCTGACGCTGGTCACCACCTTCGATGAGCGCTATTGCGACGCGCAGTTGGCGATCGATGCCGAGCTGCGCCATCTCGGTGTGCAGGCCGCCGAGGGCTGCCGCCTGCAGGCGCAGCTGTTCGACGGCGATCGCTGCGTGGCGGAGCAGTGGCGCGACGATCTGCGCATCGAGCGGGCGCTGAGCTGCCGTTTCGAACTGCCGGTCAGCCGCCCGCAGCAGTGGAATGCGGAAAATCCCTATCTGTATCAGCTGTTGCTCAGCCTGTATGACGGCGCCGGCAACCTGCTGGGCGTGGTGCCGCAGCGGGTGGGGTTCCGCGAGATTGCGGTGCGCGACGGGCTGATGTACGTCAACGGCCGCTATCTCAAGCTGCACGGCGTCAACCGGCACGATCACGATCACCGCAAAGGGCGCGCCGTCGATATGGCGCGGGTGGAGCGCGATATCGTGCTGATGAAGCAGCACAACATCAACTCGGTGCGCACCGCCCATTACCCCAACGATCCGCGCTTTTACGAGCTGTGCGATCTCTATGGTCTGTTCGTGATGGCGGAGACCGATTTGGAGAGCCACGGCTTCGCCAACGTCGGCGATCTGAGCCGCATCACCGACGATCCGCGCTGGGAGCAGGCCTACGTCGAGCGCATCGAGCGCCACGTGGCGGCGCAGAAAAACCACCCGTCGATCATCATCTGGTCGTTGGGCAACGAGTCCGGCTACGGCTGCAACATTCGCGCCATGGCCCGGCGCTGCAAGGCGCTCGATCCGACCCGTCTGATCCACTATGAAGAAGATCGCGACGCCGAGGTGACCGACGTGATCAGCACCATGTATTCCCGCGTGGCGATGATGAACGCCTTCGGCGAATACCCGCACCCCAAACCGCGCATCCTGTGCGAATACGCCCACGCGATGGGCAACGGCCCCGGCGGGCTGTTCGAATACCAGTCGGTGTTCAACCGCCACGCCAGTTTGCAGGGGCACTACATCTGGGAGTGGTGCGATCACGGCCTGCTGAGCCACGACGAACAGGGGCGCGAGCGCTACCAGTACGGCGGCGATTACGGCGACTATCCGAACAACTACAACTTCTGCATGGACGGCCTGATCTACCCGGACCAGCGCCCCGGCCCCGGCCTGCGGGAATACCAGCAGGTGCTGTGCCCGGTGGAGGTGACGGCGGAGGAAGGCGCAGGCGACGTGCTGCGGGTGAAAAACCGCTATTGGTTCAGCTCGCTGGCGGACATCACGCTGAAGGTCAGCGTCAAGACCGACGGCCGCCAGGTGGCGAGTTACGAATTCAAGCTGCCGCATCTGCAGCCGGGCGAGAGCGAAGACATGCACCTGCCGGTGTTGGCGCTGGGGCAGGGGGAAACGCTGATCGACGTGGCGGTGCATAAGGACAGCGCCACCCGCTACAGCGAGAGCGACCAGCGGCTGGGGCATTATCAGCATCTGCGCCGGGCGGCGACGCGGCGACCGGCTCCACCACAGGCCGATGCGCCGGCGCTGCAATGCCGCGAGGAAAATCATCGGCTGATCGTCAGCGGCGGCCGGTTCCAGCTGGCGTTCTCGCTGCTGAGCGGCGAACTGCTGTCGTGGCGGGTAGACGATGAGGACGTGGTGGGGCGCGCGCCGCGCATCACCTTCTTCAAACCGGTGATCGATAACCATAAACAGGAATATGAGGGGATTTGGCTGCCGCATCACTTCCCCATCATGCAGCAGCACTTCCGCCGCCTCAATCGGCAATGGCAGGGCGAGGATCTGCTGATCGAGGTACACAGCCTGATCGCGCCGCCGGTGTTCGACTTCGGCATGCGCTGCACCTACCGCTGGCGCATCTCCCCGCAGGGCTACGTCAGCCTGGATCTGGCCGGTGAGCCTTACGGCGATTTCCGCCAGATTATCCCGAAAATCGGCCTCGATTTCGGCATCAGCCGCCGCTTCGAGCAGGTGGAATACTACGGCCGCGGGCCGGGCGAGAACTACCGTGACAGCTGCCGGGCCAACCTGATCGGCCACTACCGGCAGCGCGCCGACGCGCTGTTCGAACACTATCCGTTCCCGCAGGACAACGGCAACCGGCAGGACGTGCGCTGGCTGAGCCTGCAGGACGCGGCGGGCAAGGGGATCTTCATCCAGCCGCGGCGGCCGATCAATTTCAGCCTGTGGCCCTACAGCGCCGAGATGCTGCACCAGGCCCAGCACATCAACGAGCTGGAACCGAGCGACTGCCTGACGCTGAACCTGGACGACCAGATCCTCGGCCTCGGCTCCAACTCCTGGGGCTCCGAAGTGCTGGATACCCACCGGGTCTATCTGGCGCCGTTCAGCTACGGTTTCACGCTGGTGCCGTTCGACGGGCGGCAAACGCAGGGCGCCGCGCTCGCCGGTTATGACTTCGCGCCCGCTCACCATCACCCGCAGTCTGCGGAGGAAAACGCATGATCATTCTCGAATCCCTGGCGGAGTTCCAGCGCATCTATCACAGCGGCAAGAAGTGGCTGCGCTGCATGGAGGCGATCGCCAATGTCGATCGCATCAGCCCGAACGTGTGCCATTCGATCGGCGACTCGCTGACGTATCGGCTGAGCGTCGGCGCCGGCCGCCAGCACGGTTGGCTGGAGGGCAATCGCCGTTACTTCGATGTGCACTATTACCTTGAGGGGGAAGAGACCGTCGAGGTCGCCGACAAACGGTCGCTGACGACGGTGGCGCCCTATCAGGACGAAACCGACCGTGAGTTTTTCAGCGGCGAAGGCGAGAGGCGCCGGGTCGGCAAAGGCAACGTGGCGATCTTCGAAAATCACCAGGCTCACCGCTTCACAGAAAGCGGCAAGGTAAAAAAAGTCATTTTAAAAGTGACGGTGGAAGACAGCTATTTTGTTAACAAATAGCGCGCTCGCCGATCGATAACAACAAACCGAAGTCCCCTACACCATTCGGAGAATCTCTATGGCTGCGTCGAACAGAAACACCATCGGCAAGTTTGGCCTGCTGTCGATGACGTTTGCGGCAGTGTTCAGTTTCAACAACGTGATTAACAACAATATTCAGCTCGGGGTCGCCTCGTCGCCGGTGTTCCTGGTGGCGACCATCATTTACTTCATTCCCTTTTGCCTGATCATCGCCGAGTTCGTCTCGCTCAACCGCAACTCCGAGGCCGGCGTTTATGCCTGGGTGAAAAGCGCGCTCGGCGGGCGCTGGGCGTTTATCACCGCCTACACCTATTGGTTCGTGAACCTGTTCTTCTTCACCGCGCTGCTGCCGCGCGTCATCGCCTACGCTTCTTACGCGTTCCTGGGCTATGACTACGTGTTTACCCCGCTGACCACGGCGATCATCAGCATCTTCCTGTTCGCCTTCTCGACCTGCATTTCCAACAGCGGCGCAAAACTGCTGGGGCCGATGACCTCGGTGACCTCGTCGCTGATGCTGTTGCTGACGTTTTCCTACATCGTTCTGGCGGGCGCGGCGGTGCTGGGCGGCATCGAACCGGCCGACCCGATCAACGTGCAGGCGATGACGCCGAACTTCAACTGGGCGTTCCTCGGCATTACCGCCTGGATCTTCCAGGCGGCGGGCGGGGCGGAGTCCGTGGCGGTGTACGTGAACGATGTGAAAGGCGGCAGCCGCGCCTTCGTGAAGGTGATCATCGTTTCCGGGCTGTTCATCGGCGTGCTGTATTCGGTGTCTTCGCTGCTGATCAACGTGTTCGTCCACCGCGCTGACCTGCATTTCACCGGCGGCACGGTGCAGGTGTTCGAAGGCCTGTCGGCGCACTTCGGCCTGCCGACGGTGCTGATGAACCGCTTTGTCGGCATCGTCTCCTTCACCGCCATGTTCGGCTCGCTGCTGATGTGGACGGCGGCGCCGGTGAAGATTTTCTTCACCGAGATCCCGAAGGGCATTTTCGGCGAGAAAACCATTCGTTTGAATCGGCACGGCGTGCCGACGCGCGCCGCCTGGATCCAGTTCTTCATCGTCATCCCGCTGATGCTGATCCCGACGTTGGGTTCCAGCAGCGTGCAGGATTTGATGAACACGCTGATCAATATGACCGCCGCCGCCTCGATGCTGCCGCCGCTGTTCATCATGCTGGCCTATCTGAATCTGCGCCTGAAGTACGACCGGGTGGCGCGCGATTTCAAAATGGGCTCGCGCCTGCAGGGCATCGCCATCGTCAGCGTGCTGATCGCCATCTTCACCGTCGGCTTCTTCGCCTCGACGTTCCCGACCGGCGCCAGCGTCATGACCATCGTGTTCTATAACGTCGGCGGGCTGGTGGTGTTCCTCGGCTACGCCTGGTGGAAGTACAACCGCTACGCGAAAAGCCTGAGCGCCGAGGCGCGCTACCACGAAGACATGCCGTTGGCGCGCCTCGCGCTCGAAGCGCAGGAAGGGGCGCAGGCCGGGCAATCCGCGCTGACCACGCCCGTTTGCAATAAACCGCTGTAATTTCTCCTCTATCGGCTCCGTGCCCCGGCGCGGAGTCTCGCTTTGCGCAAAAATCCTGCCCTGGCGCTTGCATAATACATAAGTGAATACTAATGTATTTGTATGAACGAAAATGACATCTTCAAGGCGCTGGCCGATCCGACTCGCCGCACCATCTTCGACAAGCTCGCCCTCGGCAGTATGAACGCCAGCGCGCTGCGCGAAGGGCTGCCCATCAGCCAGTCCGCGATGTCGCAACACCTGGCGGTGCTGCGCAATGCCGGGCTGGTGCGCGAGACGAAGCAGGGGCGCTTCGTCAATTACCAGGTCGACCCGGAAGGGCTGGCGCAGATCGCCGATTGGCTGGCGAAGTATCGCGCCTGGTGGCCGGCGCGCATCGACGCGTTGCAAACCTTGCTGAAGGACATGGATCAATGAACAAACGGGCTGAGCAGCCGCCGCGCGATCGGCTGATATTGGAGTATTCGCTCGATGCGCCGCCGGAAAAAGTGTGGCGAGCGCTCAGCATTCCCGAGCTGCGCGAGCAGTGGCTGCCTCCGGGGGATTTGGCGCAGGCCGAACCGCTGGCCGCCACGCCGGGCGAAGCGGTGAGCTACCGTCTGCGTGACGACCGGCCGCCGTTCCTTGAAAGCGTGGTGACGCTGCAGATAGTGCCGGACGCCGCTGGCGGCAGCCTGCTGCGGATTATCCACCAGCTCGACGCCGCCAATGACGGTTCGGTGACGATGATGCTCGCCGCCTGACGCGTTAAATTCATTTCCCTTTTGCCAACCCAGGAGTTCACCGATGCGTGAGAAGATGATGCTCGTCCCGATGGTGGTGGAACAGACCAGCCGGGGAGAACGTTCCTTTGATATTTATTCGCGCCTGCTGCGCGACCGGATCGTTTTCCTCAATGGCGAAGTCAACGACGACGTAGCCGAAATGCTGTGCGCCCAACTGCTGTTTCTGGAAGCGGAAAACCCGGAGAAACCGATCCACCTGTACATCAACTCGCCGGGCGGGGTGATCACCAGCGGGCTGGCGATTTACGACACCATGCAGTATATCCGCGCGCCGGTGCATACGCTGTGCATGGGCACCGCGCGCTCGATGGGCTCGTTCCTGCTGATGGCCGGCGAGCCGGGCCACCGCATGGCGCTGCCCAACGCCAGCCTGCATGTGCACCAGCCGCTGGGCGGCTTTCAGGGGCAGGCCTCCGACATCTTGATTCATGCCGAAGAGATGAAACGCACCAAAGACACGGTGATCCGGCTGTACGCCAAACATTGCGGCCTCAGCTACGAAGAGGTGGAACGGGTGTTGGATCGCGATCGCTTTATGACCGCCGACGAAGCGGCGGCCTGGGGGTTGATCGATCGGGTGCTGCGGGAAAGGTAAACGGCTCAGCGGGGCTCGGCGGCCTGCGGCGTGTGCCAAACCCGTTCAAGCCCGAATTCGACCATCGCGAAATAGAGGCTGAAATAGCGCTCCGCCATGATAAAGAACGAACTGTTGAGTTCGATCACCACGTTATTGGTGGTGGTCAGCAGACCGGATTTTTCCGCCGCCTGCAGAATGCGATTCACGTGCGCGCGTGAGACGGAGCACGACTTGGCGATTTTCGCCGAGGAGAGCAGCAGAAAGGGGGAGTCCTGCCGGATGCTTTCGATATGCAGCATCAGCAGCACCATGTGGCCGGCGTCCTTGCTGATAAACAGCCCGGATTGCGGCACCAGATCGATCAGGTAAATCTCCTTGAGCATCAGCTGCCCGTAGGCGGCGAAAAAGGTGGGCAGAAAGTCGGGCGCCGCCAGCAGCGCCGCGATAGGCATCTGTGGCGCCAGCGCCTGGTAGGGCCGCGCCATCGAGGCGATCAGCGCCTGGGTTTCCGCCAGCGCGTGCGGCGTAGGTTTATAGCGCAGCTGGCGCTTGTCATGTTCACAGGGTTTGACCTCCAGCCGGCGGCCGACCCGCAAAAAGAACAGAAAGGAGTCCAGGGAGTTCTCGCTGATGATGTTCTTCCCTTTAAAAAAGGCTTTGATGTCTTTCAGCCCGGCGGCGGGCTGGTGGTAGTAAATGGACAGGATGGTGGAACAAATGATGAACCGGCTGTTCCTGAAGATGATTTTGTAAAACAGCGGATGTTTCTTGTAGGTCTCCTTCAATAATTCCCCGTGTTTGATGATGGCGGTATGAAATGCCGGTGACTGCCTGATGTTGTTGGCCTGTTTCTCCAGGTGAAACTGTAGCTGGAATCTGCTTAGACTCATTTTCCCTATTTCCTGTACTTAAAAAATGTACTGCTTTTTATCGTTATGGGGTTGCTGTGTATGACTTGACGATCTGCTGGCCCTGGTCGTTGATGAAGGTGGCCTGAACGGTGATCTGAGAAGGGAGCGTCGGCGCCGCAACGCCGTCGAGGTGATAATCCCGCATGCTGAACGGTGCGGTCATCATGTCGCTTTCTTGCCGCACCGGGTAATCGCGCCTGCCGGTTTGCACGGCGATGCGGGCGAAGGAGAGATAAAACGCCGACCGGTTGTGACAGCGCAGCAGATAGCCTCCCGGCGATTTTTGCAGCGAGAACGAGACGGCCTCGGCCGCGTTTTCGGCGTTTCCCTTTAGCGCTTTGGGGCGGTAGAAGATTTTCATCTGCGTGTTCATCGCCAGCGTCACGCGCGAC comes from Serratia sarumanii and encodes:
- the ygjK gene encoding alpha-glucosidase; its protein translation is MNMTPLNPLATPLILALALTGCAPKTPDADAPLAERYKNVIDRRGAPHFMLDYDFDDHQRFNPFFDLGAWHGHLLPSGPEGMGGFPGPALLTEEYINFMANNFDRLSVYRDGKPVHFTMTAYSLPGALVQRLSAPGVTVNLTLRFAGARTSLLETQILTDTPLELVWDGELLERYATKEQKPQPPATLEQAFPDYTRRIVPTADGLRVTFGKVRAPSQLMTSGQSEYQIHKSLPQRTTVDGHRFRATARIAGSTTLYTTYSHLLTAEEARREQRAIADILAHPQRYMAASAQRWERYLATGLSNPHATAEQTRVAVKAMETLNGNWRGAAGAMKFDSVTPSVTGRWFSGNQTWPWDTWKQAYAMAHFNPDVAKDNIRAVFAFQIRPGDALRPWDAGFLPDLIAYNPSPERGGDGGNWNERNTKPSLAAWAVMEVYRVTGDKGWLAEMYPKLVAYHDWWLRNRDHNGNGVPEYGATRDKAHNTPDGRMLFTVKRGQREQTLAGLDNYDRIVREGQYDSIEIPAQTAASWESGRDDAAVFGFIDPDQLARYLAQGGKREDWQVKFAENRAPDGTLLGYSLLQESVDQASYMYSDNRYLAEMADILGHGAEAAAFRAKADRLAAYINTCMFDKHSGFFYDIRIEKRPLANGCAGKPIVERGKGPEGWSPLFNGAASQPHADAVVRVMKDPREFNTYVPLGTAALTNPAFGADIYWRGRVWVDQLYFGLKGMERYGYRDDAVAMAQAFFRHADGLVADGPIRENYNPLTGKQQGAPNFSWSAAHLYMLYNDFFTQ
- the ygjJ gene encoding protein YgjJ translates to MKSLSHHALLPLLLLVNAPAWAAQEPVTPAERNQLPPPPLPDSAATALRFYGELGIGGSVYLNGEHQHQYSDGTYIEGGLEIKRGHWFGLIYGEGWTVQADNQGHAWTPGHGWGGFEGGLNRFYGGYRTDDGTEMMLSVRNDSSLDDLQWWGDFTPEYGYVIPNTRDLSYAAKLQNLTGRFRYSLTAAPESRINESKALLHFGKYDRYSDKYTYRAMVNGYTQYDLQDNLTLLNGLEVTDGLGQLFLLGLRGQHLAGRVWHHTGKGDSGGHPGSESGLMLSAMTETAKGLYLSTAYSYARHRFDNAADTATSYAQFGVWYEYAGGKLATALDSKFFMRNDSTGASNSVFLMQYFYW
- the ebgR gene encoding transcriptional regulator EbgR, encoding MATLKEIAEAANVSVATVSRVLNDDPTLSVKAQTRQKILEAAERLEYKIAPSKRQSGQRLHFAALFTYTQGVEINDPYYLAMRYGIETQCEKLGVALSAGYDFNGDKALPAADGLLVIGRPQPALYEQLRQQETPVVFIDGVVEDERFDCVNVDLYKISRKVIDYFIGRGYQRIGFIGGRDHPAGIDQREQAFVEYGRQQNVVRAQDIYHGDFSSQSGYQCAKAMLQSQNGYPPALLVATDSIAIGVLRALHEHGIQVPGQIALISVNDIPTARFIFPALSTVRIPSETMGAQAVNLLAERLRDERAVPLSIFVPSSLQLRDTTVA
- the ebgA gene encoding beta-galactosidase subunit alpha, with translation MNNWENIEKQSEHRLAPRASFFSYADAGQALSFDRNASRRFQLLSGRWRFRFFEHPAQVPAAFYREPMNDWGDMAVPGMWQLEGHGHLQYTDEGFPFPIDVPYVPTNNPTGAYQRHFTLDAGWQDQQVLIKFDGVETYFEVYVNGDYVGFSKGSRLCAEFDISPYVRQGENLLSVRVMQWADSTYIEDQDMWWMAGIFRDVYLIGQSATHLHDLTLVTTFDERYCDAQLAIDAELRHLGVQAAEGCRLQAQLFDGDRCVAEQWRDDLRIERALSCRFELPVSRPQQWNAENPYLYQLLLSLYDGAGNLLGVVPQRVGFREIAVRDGLMYVNGRYLKLHGVNRHDHDHRKGRAVDMARVERDIVLMKQHNINSVRTAHYPNDPRFYELCDLYGLFVMAETDLESHGFANVGDLSRITDDPRWEQAYVERIERHVAAQKNHPSIIIWSLGNESGYGCNIRAMARRCKALDPTRLIHYEEDRDAEVTDVISTMYSRVAMMNAFGEYPHPKPRILCEYAHAMGNGPGGLFEYQSVFNRHASLQGHYIWEWCDHGLLSHDEQGRERYQYGGDYGDYPNNYNFCMDGLIYPDQRPGPGLREYQQVLCPVEVTAEEGAGDVLRVKNRYWFSSLADITLKVSVKTDGRQVASYEFKLPHLQPGESEDMHLPVLALGQGETLIDVAVHKDSATRYSESDQRLGHYQHLRRAATRRPAPPQADAPALQCREENHRLIVSGGRFQLAFSLLSGELLSWRVDDEDVVGRAPRITFFKPVIDNHKQEYEGIWLPHHFPIMQQHFRRLNRQWQGEDLLIEVHSLIAPPVFDFGMRCTYRWRISPQGYVSLDLAGEPYGDFRQIIPKIGLDFGISRRFEQVEYYGRGPGENYRDSCRANLIGHYRQRADALFEHYPFPQDNGNRQDVRWLSLQDAAGKGIFIQPRRPINFSLWPYSAEMLHQAQHINELEPSDCLTLNLDDQILGLGSNSWGSEVLDTHRVYLAPFSYGFTLVPFDGRQTQGAALAGYDFAPAHHHPQSAEENA
- a CDS encoding beta-galactosidase subunit beta; the encoded protein is MIILESLAEFQRIYHSGKKWLRCMEAIANVDRISPNVCHSIGDSLTYRLSVGAGRQHGWLEGNRRYFDVHYYLEGEETVEVADKRSLTTVAPYQDETDREFFSGEGERRRVGKGNVAIFENHQAHRFTESGKVKKVILKVTVEDSYFVNK
- a CDS encoding amino acid permease, producing MAASNRNTIGKFGLLSMTFAAVFSFNNVINNNIQLGVASSPVFLVATIIYFIPFCLIIAEFVSLNRNSEAGVYAWVKSALGGRWAFITAYTYWFVNLFFFTALLPRVIAYASYAFLGYDYVFTPLTTAIISIFLFAFSTCISNSGAKLLGPMTSVTSSLMLLLTFSYIVLAGAAVLGGIEPADPINVQAMTPNFNWAFLGITAWIFQAAGGAESVAVYVNDVKGGSRAFVKVIIVSGLFIGVLYSVSSLLINVFVHRADLHFTGGTVQVFEGLSAHFGLPTVLMNRFVGIVSFTAMFGSLLMWTAAPVKIFFTEIPKGIFGEKTIRLNRHGVPTRAAWIQFFIVIPLMLIPTLGSSSVQDLMNTLINMTAAASMLPPLFIMLAYLNLRLKYDRVARDFKMGSRLQGIAIVSVLIAIFTVGFFASTFPTGASVMTIVFYNVGGLVVFLGYAWWKYNRYAKSLSAEARYHEDMPLARLALEAQEGAQAGQSALTTPVCNKPL
- a CDS encoding ArsR/SmtB family transcription factor, yielding MNENDIFKALADPTRRTIFDKLALGSMNASALREGLPISQSAMSQHLAVLRNAGLVRETKQGRFVNYQVDPEGLAQIADWLAKYRAWWPARIDALQTLLKDMDQ
- a CDS encoding SRPBCC family protein, which produces MNKRAEQPPRDRLILEYSLDAPPEKVWRALSIPELREQWLPPGDLAQAEPLAATPGEAVSYRLRDDRPPFLESVVTLQIVPDAAGGSLLRIIHQLDAANDGSVTMMLAA
- a CDS encoding ATP-dependent Clp protease proteolytic subunit, encoding MREKMMLVPMVVEQTSRGERSFDIYSRLLRDRIVFLNGEVNDDVAEMLCAQLLFLEAENPEKPIHLYINSPGGVITSGLAIYDTMQYIRAPVHTLCMGTARSMGSFLLMAGEPGHRMALPNASLHVHQPLGGFQGQASDILIHAEEMKRTKDTVIRLYAKHCGLSYEEVERVLDRDRFMTADEAAAWGLIDRVLRER